The genomic segment ATGACttgacgataaaaaaagaaaagaaaagaaaagaaagagaattgtAAACGTttcgtattaaattttgacaatCAACGGCGAAGCTTTGAAGATTAgcttgctttttcttttttcgtttcaaatcaaagaagaagaggaggaaaaagaagaagaagaagagagaaagaaaagggaaggagagaaagaattagGGCGAGGGATAAAGCgttaataattatcgttaatCACGTTGATTAAGCGTTTTAATAAACAACGATAAGTAtcgttattatttgattaaggataaattgaaaaaaaaaaaaaatggagagaaTCGGCGCATTTTTGCGGAGGAGAAGGTGGAGAGTAATAGAATAGAGAGAATCTTGGGCCCGAGGAAGGATATAGGTTTCGAGAAAACGCGCAAAGTTCCTGAACattaagataaaatgaatGCGGCCGGAATGAGAAACACGCGgatgaaacgagaaaaatggCGAATAATGGACGAAACGTAGGTGGAGACGTATCTTGGTAAAACATAGTTGGCCTAGTAAcgagtttcatatttttcgccCCGAAATCGCAGTGAATCGTCGAATAATTATCatctattatacaatattattgacattatccacaaattttattgaaataaaaaactttatcgATACCGTTGAACATAATGTACTTGAATTATGACGACGACAACTTCGATACTGTTATATTGGAAAGGGGGTGATGGGTGGGAATGAAGAGAAAAGTGAGAAGGATAAGAAGAGAGAGTGAGTGAGAACGAGCgaaagcgagcgagagagagagagagagaagtgtaCGTATACGTGCGCGTGAAAGAGATGAGCaagggagaagagaaagagagaaagggagagaaagagatagagagtATGGCGAGCGCATGCGTGCAGAGAGGAAGACAGAGATGGCGGAAAAGTATACACACGGACACAAACCGTTCGAATGGATGCGAATCCGAACATTTTAAacgatagaattattattgtataatatataagcgggagtaagagagagagagaaaaaaaagagaaaaaagaaaaaaaaatgcgaatacgaaaaaaaaaagagcaaatTGGAACAGAGTGGGCTGTTCGTGGCAAAAGACGAAACAAGGGATAGGATAACGATTACAGTAAACTATATGTAACTATGAAGTCTttccatcttcttttttttcctttcattgtGTCACGTAAAATACGTCTTTACACGCGACTCTTTTGTGCGATGAAATCTTGGATGCGATGGGTaaagaaagggggaggaaaaaaaaaagaaaaaaaaaaaaagaataaaaaagataagaaatgaaaaaaaaagggggaaaaaaccttgtaagtataataaaaaagaaaaaaaaagaaaaaaaaaaaaaagaaatacgcgAACGCGCAGTGTAAACCATGTTGTTTACGTTTCCATCTATTGTGTAATTATACATTAGTAATTGAACATTATTATTACGGTAATTCCttgtatttattgttatcGTTCCTCGGTTATGCGGAAATGTTCAAGGATGATCCATTTGTACAATCATTGAgtcattaaaatatgattattcggTAAATTCAAAGTTGCTTTATTCCGTTCCGtatccattaattattttctttcctttcctcgattCCTCGGAATATAGAGTCTCTTGGAGGATCGAGATGGCGCGTCGATCGAATCTCCATTTTCGAACATTTCGTTCCTCGCAATGGGATACGAATAGATGGAAGAATGCATAAGTGTGTACAAAAGAAACGATGATATATCGGCGTATAATAACGATAGATTGATAACACGATGTACGTAATTTACGTCGAATCGTATCGGAACGAGATGTCGATAAGGCGCAGGTGTGCGAAGCTTTTGAAACGATCGTTATCGATTTTCTGACAATATTAATCTGTCACAAATTCAttcttttctcgataaatCTTATTTCGATTACATTCCCCTACTAAAATTCTTTCACTTCAATTATAACGGTAGGCCATCCTCTGCGTGTACACGCCAGTCAATCGAACGATAAGATGCCCGACGATAAGTGCCGTATCGttcgaataaaatcgaaaattcggTATTATCTTGGAATTATTCCGGATTCGTATTCCCTTGATCGAGCATTCATTCTccgttcgaaaattaaatttcattcatcgaTTGGtcgaacaaaaaatatttaatacgtaACATTAGTGCGTGTAACGTTAATTCGCGGGcgtgaaaagaaggaagaagatgaagaaatagaagaaatatgtaTCCGGTTCTAGAAAGATctgaaagtttgaaaatttgaaaatttctttcacgcTTGAGATTGTTcgttttgaaattatgaatcGACGCGGATTACGCTTCGTTTTATCCTCGTTCTTGTTGTGTTACGCGTTACAATTGGCGCGATGTGAAACAGATGCGTATCACTGTGTATGGCGCGGAAATTGCGGTTTCACGGAGTTGGGCGTGAGCCGCACGTGTGCATCGAACGATCCTCCGGAACCGATCGATCCCCAATCGAATTCGAATCTCCGTGAAAAATGCCCCCATTACTTTGAAGGCAAAGGTATCCTTTCTAGGATCGATCTATCCTCGTTACGCTCCTCCTGATTCTTTCACTTTTGCGTTAACGTTTCAGACTCACCGGAATTGTGTTGCGACGCCGACAATGTTAAAACGTTGATCGAGAATTTGAACATGGCCGAAAGTATATTCGGCAGGTGTCCAActtgtttgaaaaatgtatacaaaTTGCTGTGCGATCTGGTGTGCAGCCCCGAGCAAAGTAAGTTCCTCCGCGTAACGAAAACGGGTAACAATTACACGACGGAATcgggaaagaggaaagaatacGTGGAGGAGATCGAAGTGAGAGATATTCTTATTTCACTTTGCTTCTTTCAGAGTTGGATTACATATATTGTtttcgattcctttttttttcttttttttaaaggtttACGTCGAAGAGGAATACATGAACAAAACTTACGATTCTTGCAAATACGTGGTCATGCCTCAGAGTGGGAAATTAGCTATGGATCTGGCTTGCGGAATTTACGACGCTAGCACGTGCACGCCAAAATtgtaagcaaaaaaaaaaaattacgaatcgCAGAGATATTGAAGCGAGAATTATTTGCAGATGGTACGAGTATCAAGGTAATCCTGATCAGAATATATTCGTGAGCTTTCGAATGCTTTTCATCACGGAACTTTCATCGAAAAACCAATCGATGAAATTATGGAATGCATCGGTGAAAAAGTGCAACGAAATATACGAggtaagttaaaataaatatttcaagtattcTTGTCCATCTCTAATCGTatctaatttctaaaaaaaaatttaaatttcttcgaatatctttcatagatattctatatagggtatttttatcaattaacatTTCAATTGATACAGGGTTCATCCTCGTGTAGCTGCGTCGATTGTCCAACGTCTTGCCCGGTCGTCGAGatacaaaaacaaaatgaCAGTTTCCTTATTTTCGGATTGAACGGTTACGGAATCGTAACAGCGATCGCAATCGTTGCACTCATCTTGATATTTGGAATCGcgtatatcataaatatgacAGGTTTTTATTCATCTGTAAATCATTTTCTCTCCTCGGgcaagatatttcaaatatttttcaccgtTTGGGGCAAAAGTACGTATGTTTCTTCGATGACGTAACATTGATTAAAGCTTAAttaacgtttttctttttctctttttctatctcttcttcttatttttcttactttcttaCTCACATTCTTGTCTtacctataaatataatattttttcttctttcagtaTTCGCAAAATatccgataataattttattaatattcgtatatataatagtgaGGTTAAGTTTCGGAATAAAATACCTGTCGATAACGAGCAATCCTATAGAGATTTGGGCAGCACCCACAAGCAGAGCAaggatcgagaaaaattactttGATTCTCATTTCCAACCTTTCTACAGAACTGAGCAAGTTTATATCAAATCTGTGGGTCTCGATAAGgtaatctttctctctctctcttttgtaTCGTCATTCATACGATTTCATCACtcgtcatatatatatagatatatcacGATACAACGACTGGTCATCTCGAGTTTGGTCCAATCTTCAACAAAGAATTTTTGCTGGCTGTATACGATCTACAACATGAAATATtgcaagtaaatataatatgtatacatattaacAGCGCATGATCCACGTGTCTCTTTCGACAGATAGGAAATCTAGATGGAACAATTTTTAGCTCGGGCAAAAAGAAGGGGAAGGTTTGGAACGGATTTGCTATGCTCCCGTACAAAACAATTTCACAGGACCTGTCACTTTGGATTTGTGCACGGTGCAAAGCGTATGGGGTTATTTTCAAAACGatctcaaatttttcaacaaagtgGACAACTCGAGCGAGTATGAGATCAATTATCTGAATCATTTGTACAAATGTGCCCAGTAAGTGTGAACCAAGTGTGAAAAAAACATACGTACGAATaagtatcaaaatttttcaatctccgtccattcgttcgaaaaatattccggGCTGTTCGGAAAgtaatttccatttcttctcATGACAATGAAACATTATGTCGTTTCACGATCGAATGATTATGAAATTCGACAAATTCAATCTCGTAGCAAGAGTTTCTCGAGTTGTTATTCGTTGGTTTGCTTCAATCAGTGCCTCTATTTTGTCTTCATTCATTCAACTGGTCTTCGTCAAAACATGGCGCatctttaatttcgaaattatccgaatgaaattttgaaaacttttgtTTTGACACTGGCTGTTAATACAATACTGTTAACACGCTTTCTTCATAGACTtcgcataatttttttcttgcctGAACAGTATTCTTACCTtttccataataaaaaaataaaatatatgtcgaAAATGCTTCTTTTGATCTTGCATTTTGTTATCACACACGAAAAACACAATCGCAcagaatgaaatgaatttttcttattaaataaatcgtgAAATGTCAActctcgaaatatataataataacaacaacgcGGTTTAGAATGAAGTTGGCTGGATAAACGTTTCACACTAGCGACACTCGTgtgaagaaaggaaattaCTTTCCGAACGATCTAATATTTCTGATTATTTTACGTTACGATTGAAAAATCACTAGCGAGAAGAAAGATTCTTAATACGTGTTCACTCGCCATTCTTCTTTCCTCAAGAAATGAGTACAATAACGAGTGTATGGCGCCATTCAAAGGCCCAGTTTTTCCTGCGCTTGCCTACGGAGGATTCCTACGCGAAGGTGAATTTAATTACGCGCCAGAAGATTACATCAAATCGACAGGTATAATCTTGTCATTTCTGGTGAAAAACTCGCTGAACGAAACAGTCCTCCAATCGGCTCTCAAGTGGGAACAAAGGTAAATGTATAaggtgttttaaaatttaaaagagaaagttCAATCAATgtcgattcgataaaaaatatatatttttcatcattttaaaattgtaaatgatgtcaagataaattgaatattatattggaagaattattcgaataaatattattgtgaacttttcgaatatatcgaagatatccgaaaaattatattctttctttacttTATTACACGTGATCgagatttgataataatattactccttgatttattcgaaattcttcCAAACTTAAGATTATGACATCAATTACAATAAGTATCAAAACATATAGTACTGATAATATTCcttagattgaaaaattgaattgcgattcaatctaaaaatctttctctAGATTCATCGACTTTATGAAAGAATGGGACGCCAAAAAGAGACCAAAATTCATGGATGTCGCGTATACGACGGAGAGATCGATCGAGGATGAATTGGAACGATCATCGAGAGCAGAGGCAATAACAGTGGTGATCAGTTATGTGATAATGTTCGTATACGTGTCCTTGGCTCTGAGCGAGATAAAATGTTCcgtgaaagaatatttcgtaAGTTTCTTttgattcgaaatatatatgtttctcaagttgaatcgaatttttcataatcgaTTTCAGGCAAACAGCAAAATAATGTTGAGTGTCGGGGGCGTTGTCATTGTAATAGCGTCGGTTGCCTGTTCTCTTGGTATATTTGGTTATGTAGGAGTGCCAACGACACTTCTCACCATTGAAGCGagtatcgaaaaatatcgaatgtaaaataatttttcctgtaTTTACATTCTATGTAATACGtatgtataatacatattataggTAATTCCATTTTTGGTATTGGCTGTGGGcgtagataatatttttattttgattcacACGTACGAGAAAAATCCAAAATGCGACGACGAAACCATACACGAACATGTCGGAAGAATCTTGGGAGAAGTTGGTCCGTCAATGTTACTCACCAGTATATCCGAGTGTTTGTGTTTTTTGATTGGTCAGTATCTATAGTttgattttcgaataattataattcgtcGATTGTCCAATTCATTGTTCACGAATTATCGCGAATATCTACTATAATctactataatttatttttaggaacATTATCGACAATGCCCGCTGTAAATACTTTTGCACTCTATGCATCGGTATCGATCTTGATCAATTTTCTGTTACAAATAACAGCTTTCGTCTGTCTTTTGTCGCTTCACGAGCGAAGATTCGAGGTAAGATTTCGACGTGTATTTgttctaaaaagaaagaaagaaaaattttcaaatttttcacttcATGTTTCAGAAAAGATATTTCGACGTGCTTTGTTGCCTGAAAACGAAGACGgacaattttataatcgggcaaaaattcaatatcatgcatattatttttgaacgcTATTACACGCCATTTCTTATGAAAACGCCGGTCAGAATAATCGTATTGATAATATTCTTCATCTCTCTGATAACGCATATCGTAATAGTGCCGCAAATTGGTATAGGATTGGAGCAAAAACTTTCGATGCCCGAAGATTCTTATGTTTTGAAATACTTCGAGGTAATGTTCTACACTATGTGTGCATATAACTTACAGATACTTacgaaaagatattttgaacaataacGATAATGGCAATGACGTGatgaaagatcgatcgatttctttttccagtTTATGGACGATCTTCTATCGATGGGTCCACCTGTTTACTTTATAGTAACGCCTGGACTGAATTACAGCAATCCTAcggtacaaaatataatttgtggtGGTCAAGGTTGCAACAGTAATTCTCTGTATACTCAAATTTACTCGGCATCTAAACAATCTGCAgtgtttgtataatattttacacgaattaatttttaacattcgaTTTCATTAATCTAATCAAATTATCCGATCGTAGATCGTACTTATCGAAAGCAGCTTCATCTTGGTTGGACGATTACATAGATTGGTCGCAGATTTCCGAttgttgcaaatattttaaagcaaACGAATCATTTTGTCCACACTCGCAATGTAATTATTGCCAATTCccatatttttcatcatcagtttaatttacaaaatttatttattatattatattttatcgtagTCGAAGGATGCGACAGTTGCAAAATCAATATAACAGATTACAATCGGCCAATCGCGtatgattttcgaaaatatctgCCTTATTTTCTTCAAGATATCCCGGATGAAAGATGTGCAAAAGCTGGTCGAGCGGCATATTTTGATgtaagatttttatcttttaattttttaaaactgtttCACAATGGAATTACAGATACGAATCTATCCAATTCTTTTTGTTCTTATCgacatttttgttatttacaaACTCTAGGCATTGAATTATAAGACGGATAAAGACGGATTAGTAGATGTCAGAGATAGTTATTTCATGGGATATCATACCccgttaaaaaaatcatccgATTGGTACGAAGCTCTAAGATTTGCCAGAACGATTGCCAATAATATTACAACTATGATAAATAATCTGGGACACGAGGATGTAACTGTATTTCCATACAGGTTTgtccatattttattattatgcttccacacattttgaaatatttattcttcaattctgtaaaattcgatttctttatccttatattttttacattatattgtaatgtaatgaaaattatggTATTCTTTTTATTGCAGTGTATTCTATGTATTTTACGAGCAATACCTTACGATATGGAGAGAAACATTAATTTCATTGGGTTACTCCCTTTGTGTCATTTTCGTAGTGACATTGATTCTAACATTATCCTTATTTTCGGCTATAACGGTACTATTGACAGTATGCATGATCATTATAAACATTGGTGGACTTATGTATTGGTGgcatatagaattaaatgcaGTTTCTCTTGTCAATTTAGTCGTGGTATGACaatacaagaatatatatatatatatagcttattttttaataacaaattacaaaattaaaaaaaaatacaaaattaaactcgattattaaaattaaaattttaattttacacttACAGTCTGTTGGTATATCTGTAGAATTTTGCAGTCACATTATACAttcgtatttaaaatcaaagaagGAAACTAAAATTGAACGTGCGTCTGATACGCTTAATCATACAGGAAGTTCGGTATGTACAATAATTTGCGTAGTATTTAGTATTTACTCAATCTCAGTCTTCGAATAatgtgttctttttttttttttttttttcgttataggTATTCTCCGGAATTACATTGACCAAAATTATAGGAATCGTGGTACTGGCATTTGCTAAAACTCAAATTTTCGAAGTATTCTTTTTCCGAATGTATCTAAGCATTGTAGTTTTCGGTGCTGCGCATggtttgatatttttaccagtattattaagttttatagGTAAGTAAGATAGTACTACGACATTTTTACAtacaaatacattatatataatatataacacatACATGTTGCAGGACCATCAAAATAAGAGgatcaaatcaaaataaaaaagaagaaaaagatattaattaattcttaataataagagCAAATGTACAGAAATTTCATTactcatatataatttatttttattattactattacattaaatagcattgttttttaacaatactgatcgatatttttctattgtgtatttatatatataattaatcttaccttatcttaattaaaaatgatctaaccttacattaattaaaaaaaaaatatcttatctaGAGATAAATACAATTTGACATATCATTAAAAGATGATTTATtggtttaatttattagaatttttccaGTCTTCAAAGTTATAGTAATAAtcagcaaatatatatatatatatatatatatatatatatatatatatatatatatatatatactgcaTAATctgcataaaaaaagaaaataaataaataaaacgttaaaataatattaaaatcgattacattaaataaaagcaatagttaaacttaaaaattgtCCTTTAAAAgtcaataatataaactatcTATCATTCTAATGATCAAatagatgaatgaaaaaagaaaagaaaaaaaaaataaattaattgctaaagaattatcaattatgataatgttcgaaaaatttatccaataaaattattaattaaataaacgatagTATAAGAACAATAATAgtgatatgtaaaaataatacatactacgcataaaataagttatataacATACGTCTTATATCTGCGACTTTCGTCAGTGGAATAACACGCAGATTGCGATTTTGTCTATCGACTATCGAATTGGAGAGGGGATATTTACTCGGTAGTTCGATACAAGCCGAACCGaatacgaatataaatttctaaattttcggctatattataagaaatatttataactttgaaGACATAATATAAGAACGTATAAATAATACGtgagtttattataatatatagataaacatatttcgaatagaaagatataaaattggattaaactaaataatttaatgatttaatttataatgaattaattgcagcattattatctaaattcaataaaataaaaaaacaataaaaatctatgtttctaattttgttaaaataaaacaaatcttgctagatttatataaaatttatctattacttttctaaaatattcatattataaatcattgaacaagattttaatatttaatattgacaatttgattttttcgatttttaacatCCAGCTTGAaaagaacaattaaatttttattttgaatttgaaattgccGCTCCATCGTTATCGTCTTTGTCGCCGTTATTGCGAGCAGCACTGTGCAGTATAGTGCATGTCACTTGCACCAGTCAGTCGTGAGAAAGGGACGGAACAAGTGTCGTGGGAATATGGCGGCGCATTAGAACATGCCACAGTGATGCAGTTAACGCGCAACGAGATCGTTCGTATCAAGTGACCAAAGAAACTGTGGCCTCGCACGCTAAAACATCCGTCTGGCCAAATGACATGGGAATTTGTAATCGAAGGCATTTCCTATTGACAATATGCATCTTACAACTCGTGAGTgtcatcgaaagaaaaatgttttatttcccGATAAAGGAAATTGTCATCATCCTGTGACACGCTcaattctcatttttcttGCGCTGACTCATAGCTTGATATTCTCACAAAAAGATTTGATTGCtggaaagattttaattattaaatattttttaagaattaaaatatattgcgtTGTGGTTTGTTACGCGTTGAACGAACGATTTGAACGATTTTATCGACGATATCGGACCTCGATGAAACAATTACACTTGCTCGATTATCGCATCGTTTTATCGATCCATGGGTCGCGTGGTTTATCTCTGTAAAATAGAGATCCTCGAATAGAAACTGGGCAATCCATTTAACACCGCTTTTACTACTTACTTTCTAAGCGCTTTCTTGTCGATTGGCGTCGATAGAATTCTACATTGCATTGCGAAGATGTTTTttgcaaattcaaaaaattcaatagatAAGAAACGAAATGCGATAGATGCAAACACAATacgttgataaaatttatagattcaaTGTTATTgagtaatcatttttattaatttagctttaataaattgaaaatttgaataatcgaaataatagatcattatttgaaataagttttttactTAAAAGCAAGCAAAGTAGTAAAGTAGTTCATGAACATTCATATTTAGAGCATCAGATTAATTGGGTATTTAGAACACAGAGTAATTGATATAGATTAAGAACACACAAGGCAAAATAGAGTTGACAGAAATTAAagagattaatattaagatatttttaattatcttaatgatttattaaatttaagcaAGATTGTTAATTTCTGTTTATAGATCACCACAGTAGAACGTCAAGTCTTCGACTTTCTGGGCTTTA from the Apis mellifera strain DH4 linkage group LG9, Amel_HAv3.1, whole genome shotgun sequence genome contains:
- the LOC408992 gene encoding NPC intracellular cholesterol transporter 1 homolog 1b; the protein is MNRRGLRFVLSSFLLCYALQLARCETDAYHCVWRGNCGFTELGVSRTCASNDPPEPIDPQSNSNLREKCPHYFEGKDSPELCCDADNVKTLIENLNMAESIFGRCPTCLKNVYKLLCDLVCSPEQSKFLRVTKTGNNYTTESGKRKEYVEEIEVYVEEEYMNKTYDSCKYVVMPQSGKLAMDLACGIYDASTCTPKLWYEYQGNPDQNIFVSFRMLFITELSSKNQSMKLWNASVKKCNEIYEGSSSCSCVDCPTSCPVVEIQKQNDSFLIFGLNGYGIVTAIAIVALILIFGIAYIINMTGFYSSVNHFLSSGKIFQIFFTVWGKIFAKYPIIILLIFVYIIVRLSFGIKYLSITSNPIEIWAAPTSRARIEKNYFDSHFQPFYRTEQVYIKSVGLDKIYHDTTTGHLEFGPIFNKEFLLAVYDLQHEILQLGQKEGEGLERICYAPVQNNFTGPVTLDLCTVQSVWGYFQNDLKFFNKVDNSSEYEINYLNHLYKCAQNEYNNECMAPFKGPVFPALAYGGFLREGEFNYAPEDYIKSTGIILSFLVKNSLNETVLQSALKWEQRFIDFMKEWDAKKRPKFMDVAYTTERSIEDELERSSRAEAITVVISYVIMFVYVSLALSEIKCSVKEYFANSKIMLSVGGVVIVIASVACSLGIFGYVGVPTTLLTIEVIPFLVLAVGVDNIFILIHTYEKNPKCDDETIHEHVGRILGEVGPSMLLTSISECLCFLIGTLSTMPAVNTFALYASVSILINFLLQITAFVCLLSLHERRFEKRYFDVLCCLKTKTDNFIIGQKFNIMHIIFERYYTPFLMKTPVRIIVLIIFFISLITHIVIVPQIGIGLEQKLSMPEDSYVLKYFEFMDDLLSMGPPVYFIVTPGLNYSNPTVQNIICGGQGCNSNSLYTQIYSASKQSAVSYLSKAASSWLDDYIDWSQISDCCKYFKANESFCPHSQFEGCDSCKINITDYNRPIAYDFRKYLPYFLQDIPDERCAKAGRAAYFDALNYKTDKDGLVDVRDSYFMGYHTPLKKSSDWYEALRFARTIANNITTMINNLGHEDVTVFPYSVFYVFYEQYLTIWRETLISLGYSLCVIFVVTLILTLSLFSAITVLLTVCMIIINIGGLMYWWHIELNAVSLVNLVVSVGISVEFCSHIIHSYLKSKKETKIERASDTLNHTGSSVFSGITLTKIIGIVVLAFAKTQIFEVFFFRMYLSIVVFGAAHGLIFLPVLLSFIGPSK